The following proteins are co-located in the Anas platyrhynchos isolate ZD024472 breed Pekin duck chromosome 1, IASCAAS_PekinDuck_T2T, whole genome shotgun sequence genome:
- the SCYL2 gene encoding SCY1-like protein 2 isoform X1, whose amino-acid sequence MLNKEVAVFVFDKKLIDKYQKFEKDQIIDSLKRGVQQLTRLRHPRLLTVQHPLEESRDCLAFCTEPVFASLANVLGSWDNLPSPLPSDIKEYKLYDVETKYGLLQVSEGLSFLHSSVKMVHGNVTPENIILNKSGAWKITGFDFCIQSTNPSEQEPKFPCKEWDPNLPSLCLPNPEYLAPEYILSVSCETASDMYSLGAVMYAVFNKGKPIFEVNKQDIYKSFSRQLDQLSRLSSSNLQNIPEEVREHVKLLLNVAPAVRPDADQMTKIPFFDDVGAVTLQYFDSLFQRDNLQKSQFFKGLPKVLPKLPKRVIIQRILPCLTSEFVNPDMVPFVLPNVLLIAEECTKEEYIRLILPDLGPVFKQQEPIQILLIFLQKMDLLLTKTPPDEIKNSVLPMVYRALEAPSIQIQELCLNIIPTFANLIDYPSMKNSLIPRIKNACLQTSSLAVRVNSLVCLGKILEYLDKWFVLDDILPFLQQIPSKEPAVLMGILGIYKCTFTHKKLGITKEQLAGKVLPHLIPLSIENNLNLNQFNSFICVIRDMLNRLEAEHKTKLEQLHVMQEQQKSLDIANQMNVSEEARSSSTSNQIDKVFNNTGTDLLTSGPDSKDNELSSKQKKASLTLEEKQKLAKEQEQAQKLKSQQPLKPQATAITPPVKQTKDLTDTLIDNMSSLTSHSINKAIVASSNSFSSVPSMGVGMGFSSPVDSTKRNVTTNGLNTTMGFQTAGFSMGSGPTTQNFFSGPSATGTTKMNIVPTANMPNYSPMSAASAISPLTQQNRPPDMSALDNLFGPQKPKVSMKQLAQQKSNQWVNQFVPPQGSPSVSSSVMGPQMNMIGQPGFGIQGNPFFAPQNFAQPANTMTNSSSASNDLKDLFG is encoded by the exons ATGCTAAACAAG GAGGTGGCTGTTTTTGTATTTGATAAGAAGCTAATAGACAAATACCAAAAATTTGAAAAGGATCAGATTATTGATTCTTTAAAACGAGGCGTTCAGCAGCTAACCAGACTTCGACACCCTCGACTGCTTACTGTTCAACATCCATTGGAAGAATCCAG AGACTGCTTGGCATTTTGTACAGAACCAGTGTTTGCAAGTTTAGCTAATGTTCTTGGCAGCTGGGACAATCTACCTTCTCCCTTACCATCCGACATTAAAGAATACAAACTTTATGATGTGGAGACCAAATATGGCTTGCTTCAG GTTTCTGAAGGCTTGTCCTTTTTGCATAGCAGTGTGAAGATGGTCCATGGAAATGTTACtcctgaaaatataattttgaataAGAGTGGAGCGTGGAAAATTACAGGCTTTGATTTTTGTATCCAATCAACAAATCCATCTGAACAGGAG CCAAAGTTCCCATGTAAGGAATGGGATCCAAACTTGCCATCCTTGTGTCTTCCAAATCCTGAATATCTGGCACCAGAATACATTCTTTCTGTGAGCTGTGAGACAGCCAGCGATATGTACTCCCTAGGAGCTGTTATGTATGCAGTGTTTAATAAAGGGAAACCAATTTTTGAAGTCAACAAGCAGGATATTTATAAAAGTTTTAGTAGACAACTTGATCAG CTGAGCCGTTTAAGCTCCAGTAATCTTCAAAATATACCAGAGGAGGTGCGTGAACATGTAAAGCTACTCTTGAATGTAGCTCCAGCAGTCAGACCAGACGCAGATCAAATGACTAAG ATACCGTTCTTCGATGATGTAGGAGCAGTGACACTTCAGTATTTTGATTCGTTATTTCAAAGGGATAACCTTCAGAAATCACAGTTTTTTAAAGGGCTACCAAAGGTTCTGCCAAAGCTGCCTAAG CGTGTTATAATTCAGCGAATTTTGCCTTGCTTGACCTCTGAATTTGTGAATCCTGATATGGTACCCTTTGTTTTGCCCAATGTTCTACTAATTGCTGAGGAATGCACCAAAGAGGAATATATCAGGCTCATTCTGCCTGATCTTGGTCCTGTTTTTAAGCAGCAAGAACCAATCCAG ATCTTACTGATCTTCCTGCAAAAAATGGACTTGCTTCTAACCAAAACTCCACCGGATGAAATAAAGAACAGTGTTCTACCAATGGTTTATAGAGCTTTGGAAGCACCTTCAATTCAGATCCAG gAGCTTTGCCTAAACATAATTCCCACGTTTGCCAATTTAATAGATTACCCGTCAATGAAAAATTCATTAATTCcaagaattaaaaatgcatgtttgcAAACTTCTTCTCTTGCT GTCCGGGTAAACTCACTAGTCTGCCTAGGAAAGATTTTGGAGTACTTAGATAAATGGTTTGTGCTTGATGATATTCTACCTTTTCTACAACAAATTCCATCCAAGGAACCTGCAGTGCTAATGGGAATTCTag GTATTTACAAATGTACATTTACTCATAAGAAGTTGGGAATTACCAAAGAACAACTTGCAGGAAAAGTATTGCCCCATCTGATTCCTCTTAGTATTGAGAACAACCTTAATCTCAATCAG TTCAATTCTTTTATTTGTGTTATAAGAGATATGCTTAATAGATTGGAAgcagaacataaaacaaaacttgaGCAGCTTCATGTCATGCAAGAGCAACAGAA ATCTTTGGATATAGCTAATCAAATGAATGTGTCTGAAGAGGCAAGATCTAGTAGTACAAGTAATCAG ATTGACAAGGTATTCAATAATACTGGAACGGACCTTCTAACTAGTGGACCTGACAGTAAAGACAATGAGTTatcatcaaaacagaaaaag GCATCACTTACACTTGAAGAGAAGCAAAAGTTAGCTAAAGAACAAGAACAGGCACAGAAACTGAAAAGCCAACAACCTCTTAAGCCACAAGCAACTGCAATAACACCTCCAGTGAAGCAG ACAAAAGACTTGACAGATACACTGATAGATAATATGTCATCTTTGACTAGCCATTCCATCAACAAAGCTATAGTGGCATCTTCAAACAGCTTCTCGTCTGTCCCTTCTATGGGTGTTGGAATGGGATTTTCATCACCTGTTGACAGCACAAAGAGAAATGTAACAACAAATGGACTGAATACTACTATGGGTTTTCAGACTGCTGGATTCAGTATGGGAAGTGGTCCCACTACTCAAAATTTCTTCAGTGGTCCAAGCGCAACAGGAACAACCAAGATGAACATTGTACCAACTGCCAATATGCCAAATTACAGTCCTATGAGTGCTGCATCTGCAATCTCTCCACTGACACAACAAAACAGACCCCCAGATATGTCTGCTTTAGATAATCTTTTTGGTCCTCAAAAACCCAAAGTTAGCATGAAACAGTTGGCTCAACAGAAGTCAAACCAGTGGGTTAATCAGTTTGTACCCCCACAGGGGTCCCCAAGTGTGAGCAGTTCAGTCATGGGACCTCAGATGAACATGATAGGACAGCCTGGCTTTGGTATACAGGGTAATCCTTTCTTTGCTCCTCAGAACTTTGCACAACCAGCAAACACGATGACAAACAGCAGCTCAGCTAGTAATGACTTAAAAGATCTTTTTGggtaa
- the SCYL2 gene encoding SCY1-like protein 2 isoform X2, producing MESMLNKLKSTVTKVTADVTSAVMGNPVTREFDVGRHIASGGNGLAWKIFNGTKKSTKQEVAVFVFDKKLIDKYQKFEKDQIIDSLKRGVQQLTRLRHPRLLTVQHPLEESRDCLAFCTEPVFASLANVLGSWDNLPSPLPSDIKEYKLYDVETKYGLLQVSEGLSFLHSSVKMVHGNVTPENIILNKSGAWKITGFDFCIQSTNPSEQEPKFPCKEWDPNLPSLCLPNPEYLAPEYILSVSCETASDMYSLGAVMYAVFNKGKPIFEVNKQDIYKSFSRQLDQLSRLSSSNLQNIPEEVREHVKLLLNVAPAVRPDADQMTKIPFFDDVGAVTLQYFDSLFQRDNLQKSQFFKGLPKVLPKLPKRVIIQRILPCLTSEFVNPDMVPFVLPNVLLIAEECTKEEYIRLILPDLGPVFKQQEPIQILLIFLQKMDLLLTKTPPDEIKNSVLPMVYRALEAPSIQIQELCLNIIPTFANLIDYPSMKNSLIPRIKNACLQTSSLAVRVNSLVCLGKILEYLDKWFVLDDILPFLQQIPSKEPAVLMGILGIYKCTFTHKKLGITKEQLAGKVLPHLIPLSIENNLNLNQFNSFICVIRDMLNRLEAEHKTKLEQLHVMQEQQKSLDIANQMNVSEEARSSSTSNQIDKVFNNTGTDLLTSGPDSKDNELSSKQKKASLTLEEKQKLAKEQEQAQKLKSQQPLKPQATAITPPVKQTKDLTDTLIDNMSSLTSHSINKAIVASSNSFSSVPSMGVGMGFSSPVDSTKRNVTTNGLNTTMGFQTAGFSMGSGPTTQNFFSGPSATGTTKMNIVPTANMPNYSPMSAASAISPLTQQNRPPDMSALDNLFGPQKPKVSMKQLAQQKSNQWVNQFVPPQGSPSVSSSVMGPQMNMIGQPGFGIQGNPFFAPQNFAQPANTMTNSSSASNDLKDLFG from the exons ATGGAGTCCATGCTGAATAAACTGAAGAGCACCGTTACGAAGGTAACGGCAGATGTCACCAGCGCGGTCATGGGAAATCCTGTGACCAGGGAGTTTGATGTTGGCCGACATATTGCCAGTGGTGGTAACGGTCTTGCCTGGAAGATATTTAATGGAActaaaaaatcaacaaaacag GAGGTGGCTGTTTTTGTATTTGATAAGAAGCTAATAGACAAATACCAAAAATTTGAAAAGGATCAGATTATTGATTCTTTAAAACGAGGCGTTCAGCAGCTAACCAGACTTCGACACCCTCGACTGCTTACTGTTCAACATCCATTGGAAGAATCCAG AGACTGCTTGGCATTTTGTACAGAACCAGTGTTTGCAAGTTTAGCTAATGTTCTTGGCAGCTGGGACAATCTACCTTCTCCCTTACCATCCGACATTAAAGAATACAAACTTTATGATGTGGAGACCAAATATGGCTTGCTTCAG GTTTCTGAAGGCTTGTCCTTTTTGCATAGCAGTGTGAAGATGGTCCATGGAAATGTTACtcctgaaaatataattttgaataAGAGTGGAGCGTGGAAAATTACAGGCTTTGATTTTTGTATCCAATCAACAAATCCATCTGAACAGGAG CCAAAGTTCCCATGTAAGGAATGGGATCCAAACTTGCCATCCTTGTGTCTTCCAAATCCTGAATATCTGGCACCAGAATACATTCTTTCTGTGAGCTGTGAGACAGCCAGCGATATGTACTCCCTAGGAGCTGTTATGTATGCAGTGTTTAATAAAGGGAAACCAATTTTTGAAGTCAACAAGCAGGATATTTATAAAAGTTTTAGTAGACAACTTGATCAG CTGAGCCGTTTAAGCTCCAGTAATCTTCAAAATATACCAGAGGAGGTGCGTGAACATGTAAAGCTACTCTTGAATGTAGCTCCAGCAGTCAGACCAGACGCAGATCAAATGACTAAG ATACCGTTCTTCGATGATGTAGGAGCAGTGACACTTCAGTATTTTGATTCGTTATTTCAAAGGGATAACCTTCAGAAATCACAGTTTTTTAAAGGGCTACCAAAGGTTCTGCCAAAGCTGCCTAAG CGTGTTATAATTCAGCGAATTTTGCCTTGCTTGACCTCTGAATTTGTGAATCCTGATATGGTACCCTTTGTTTTGCCCAATGTTCTACTAATTGCTGAGGAATGCACCAAAGAGGAATATATCAGGCTCATTCTGCCTGATCTTGGTCCTGTTTTTAAGCAGCAAGAACCAATCCAG ATCTTACTGATCTTCCTGCAAAAAATGGACTTGCTTCTAACCAAAACTCCACCGGATGAAATAAAGAACAGTGTTCTACCAATGGTTTATAGAGCTTTGGAAGCACCTTCAATTCAGATCCAG gAGCTTTGCCTAAACATAATTCCCACGTTTGCCAATTTAATAGATTACCCGTCAATGAAAAATTCATTAATTCcaagaattaaaaatgcatgtttgcAAACTTCTTCTCTTGCT GTCCGGGTAAACTCACTAGTCTGCCTAGGAAAGATTTTGGAGTACTTAGATAAATGGTTTGTGCTTGATGATATTCTACCTTTTCTACAACAAATTCCATCCAAGGAACCTGCAGTGCTAATGGGAATTCTag GTATTTACAAATGTACATTTACTCATAAGAAGTTGGGAATTACCAAAGAACAACTTGCAGGAAAAGTATTGCCCCATCTGATTCCTCTTAGTATTGAGAACAACCTTAATCTCAATCAG TTCAATTCTTTTATTTGTGTTATAAGAGATATGCTTAATAGATTGGAAgcagaacataaaacaaaacttgaGCAGCTTCATGTCATGCAAGAGCAACAGAA ATCTTTGGATATAGCTAATCAAATGAATGTGTCTGAAGAGGCAAGATCTAGTAGTACAAGTAATCAG ATTGACAAGGTATTCAATAATACTGGAACGGACCTTCTAACTAGTGGACCTGACAGTAAAGACAATGAGTTatcatcaaaacagaaaaag GCATCACTTACACTTGAAGAGAAGCAAAAGTTAGCTAAAGAACAAGAACAGGCACAGAAACTGAAAAGCCAACAACCTCTTAAGCCACAAGCAACTGCAATAACACCTCCAGTGAAGCAG ACAAAAGACTTGACAGATACACTGATAGATAATATGTCATCTTTGACTAGCCATTCCATCAACAAAGCTATAGTGGCATCTTCAAACAGCTTCTCGTCTGTCCCTTCTATGGGTGTTGGAATGGGATTTTCATCACCTGTTGACAGCACAAAGAGAAATGTAACAACAAATGGACTGAATACTACTATGGGTTTTCAGACTGCTGGATTCAGTATGGGAAGTGGTCCCACTACTCAAAATTTCTTCAGTGGTCCAAGCGCAACAGGAACAACCAAGATGAACATTGTACCAACTGCCAATATGCCAAATTACAGTCCTATGAGTGCTGCATCTGCAATCTCTCCACTGACACAACAAAACAGACCCCCAGATATGTCTGCTTTAGATAATCTTTTTGGTCCTCAAAAACCCAAAGTTAGCATGAAACAGTTGGCTCAACAGAAGTCAAACCAGTGGGTTAATCAGTTTGTACCCCCACAGGGGTCCCCAAGTGTGAGCAGTTCAGTCATGGGACCTCAGATGAACATGATAGGACAGCCTGGCTTTGGTATACAGGGTAATCCTTTCTTTGCTCCTCAGAACTTTGCACAACCAGCAAACACGATGACAAACAGCAGCTCAGCTAGTAATGACTTAAAAGATCTTTTTGggtaa